The following coding sequences are from one Paenibacillus sp. JDR-2 window:
- a CDS encoding ABC transporter ATP-binding protein, producing MSSSNKELKDRIKNASDKKERFIYQDDDAIEKPFNWSQMRRLFIYMKPYTRQLIPVIVAMIIGTITRLTIPALTIVAIDQAIQPENGDTSYGKLYLVAGIMVALFIIQWASNQYRIKYTNIIGQKVIYDLRHHLFQHIQKLSFRFYDKRPAGSVLVRVTNDVNALQDLFTNGVVNSLMDCVQLAGIVIILLIWNFKLGLAVMITVPIMFLVSSTLRKRIRFAWQDVRKKQSRINSHLNESIQGMKITQAYVQEKENMRFFENMNAVNVKAWNKASALNQTFGPVIEVTSAIGTFILFWYGSYLIEHQEITVGLLVGFANYVGNFWDPINRLGQVYNQLLVAMASSERIFEFIDEEPTVGELEYAKPLASIRGDVHFDNIVFEYEKGRPALHGISINVKAGQSIALVGHTGSGKSTIINLLCRFYDPVSGVVRIDGQDIRNITLDSLRSQVGLVMQDTFIFSGTIRDNIRYGCLDATDNEIVEAAKAVNAHDFIMSLPDGYDTEVEERGNVLSMGQRQLLSFARALLADPRVLILDEATASIDTETELKIQEALKTLLKGRTSFMIAHRLSTIRNADEIIVLDHGRIVEQGNHDALIKKNGVYNGLIEAQYRFLSA from the coding sequence ATGAGCAGTTCGAATAAGGAACTGAAGGATAGAATCAAGAATGCAAGCGATAAAAAGGAACGGTTTATTTACCAGGATGACGATGCGATCGAAAAGCCGTTCAACTGGTCCCAGATGCGGCGCTTGTTCATTTATATGAAGCCGTATACGCGCCAACTGATTCCGGTGATTGTCGCCATGATTATCGGCACGATTACCAGACTGACCATTCCGGCCTTAACCATCGTGGCGATTGACCAGGCTATTCAGCCGGAGAATGGCGATACGAGCTACGGTAAGCTCTATTTGGTTGCAGGCATTATGGTGGCTCTTTTCATTATCCAGTGGGCTTCCAACCAGTATCGGATCAAGTATACGAACATTATCGGCCAGAAGGTTATTTATGACCTCCGCCATCACCTATTTCAGCATATTCAGAAGCTGTCGTTCCGTTTCTACGACAAGCGTCCTGCGGGCTCCGTGCTTGTGCGGGTAACCAATGACGTTAACGCCCTGCAGGATTTATTCACGAACGGTGTTGTCAACTCGCTTATGGACTGCGTGCAGCTTGCAGGTATCGTGATCATTCTTCTGATCTGGAACTTCAAGCTTGGCCTTGCCGTGATGATTACGGTTCCGATTATGTTCCTTGTCTCGTCCACGCTCCGCAAGCGGATCCGCTTCGCCTGGCAGGATGTGCGCAAGAAGCAGTCGCGGATCAACTCCCACTTGAACGAAAGCATTCAAGGGATGAAAATTACGCAGGCCTACGTACAGGAAAAAGAAAACATGCGTTTCTTCGAGAACATGAATGCGGTCAACGTAAAAGCGTGGAATAAGGCTTCCGCGCTTAACCAGACGTTTGGCCCGGTTATCGAGGTTACTTCGGCAATCGGTACGTTTATCTTATTCTGGTACGGATCTTATTTGATTGAGCATCAGGAGATTACCGTTGGTCTGCTCGTCGGCTTTGCCAACTATGTCGGCAACTTCTGGGATCCGATCAACCGCCTTGGCCAGGTGTATAACCAGCTGCTTGTCGCGATGGCTTCGTCCGAGCGTATCTTCGAGTTTATCGACGAAGAGCCGACTGTAGGCGAACTGGAATACGCCAAGCCGCTTGCCAGCATCCGAGGCGACGTGCATTTCGATAATATTGTGTTCGAGTACGAGAAAGGGCGCCCTGCGCTGCATGGCATCAGCATAAATGTAAAAGCCGGCCAGTCCATTGCGCTTGTTGGCCATACCGGATCCGGCAAAAGTACGATTATTAACTTGCTCTGCCGCTTCTATGATCCGGTTTCCGGCGTTGTCCGGATTGACGGTCAAGACATTCGCAACATTACGCTTGACAGTCTTCGTTCTCAAGTAGGTCTAGTAATGCAGGATACCTTTATTTTCTCGGGTACAATCCGCGACAATATCCGTTATGGCTGCTTGGACGCAACGGACAACGAGATTGTAGAGGCTGCCAAAGCCGTTAACGCGCATGATTTCATCATGTCTCTGCCTGACGGCTACGATACGGAAGTCGAGGAGCGGGGGAATGTTCTGTCGATGGGACAGCGCCAGCTGCTTTCCTTTGCCCGCGCCTTGCTGGCTGATCCGCGCGTGCTTATTCTGGACGAAGCGACGGCAAGCATTGATACCGAGACGGAGCTGAAGATCCAGGAGGCGCTTAAGACGCTGCTGAAGGGACGTACTTCGTTTATGATCGCCCACCGTCTGTCAACGATCCGCAATGCGGACGAAATTATCGTTCTGGATCATGGCCGGATCGTGGAGCAAGGCAATCATGACGCTCTAATCAAGAAAAACGGCGTTTATAACGGTCTTATCGAAGCCCAATATCGATTCTTGTCGGCCTAG